GAGTACTTGTCCTTTATGGTGAAGGACCATCACAAGGACCTGCACGAGTTCCGCCAGGAGGCAGCCAGCACAACCGATCCGACCCTTCAGACCGCGGTCAACAACGCAACGAAGGTTATTCATGAACACAGCATGATGGTCGATAAGCTCGCTCGCGACAAAGGCGTTACCATGCCGCAACACGGCGCCAAATCAGCTAGTCCTACCATGTAACGTCTGTTCTTCGGTTCTGGTGGTCGAGGGTGCCATGTGCACCCTCTTTTTTCGCGCAAGTAACTCAATTGTTATTCCACACTCATCAACGGCAGAAACCATCAGGGGGTAGAATGGCCATCGATGAACTATCTTTCGCGATGGCTGGCCGTCGTCCTCCTGATCTTCGCGCCCTCGCTTGTGGTGACAGCGGAGTCGGTGGCTACGCTCCCGGCGCCCACCGGCTATGTCAGCGACTTCGCCGGCGTCCTCTCTCCCTCGACCAAATCCAGCCTCGAAAACCTCTGCACCCAGGTTGACCGCCAGGCCCATGCGCAGATCGCGGTCGTTACCGTCAAAACCCTCGACGGCGACCAGTCGATCGAAGAGTTTGCCACGTCGCTTGAAGATAAATGGAAGGTTGGCGCAAAGGGAACTGACCGGGGTGTCCTGGTGCTCTTCTCAACCAACACCCCAAGGCGCTACCGCATAGAGGTCGGCTACGGTTTGGAGGGCATTCTCAACGACGCCAAAGTGGGCGACATTGGCCGTTCGATGGTTCCCGCGGCCAGTCAGGGCGACTTTAATACAGCCATCCCACTCGGCGTAACGCAGATCGCCCGAATCATCGCGACCGATGCAGGAGTCACCCTCAACCTCGACCAGCCGGTTCATCAATACCACCGCCAGCAGGAGCCCGTTCAACTGAGCCTCACAGAGGTCGTGATCGGTGGAGGAGTGATCCTGCTGATCCTCTTCTTCCTTGTCAAAACTGGGAACACCGGCCTTATCTTTTTTCTCCTGGGAAATCTGATGGGAGGCGGGGGAGGTGGTTTCGGCGGGGGCGGACGTGGGCGCGATGACGACCGTGGAGGCGGTTTTGGCGGCTTCGGAGGCGGAAGTTCAGGAGGCGGCGGTGCCAGCGGAGACTTTTGAAGACCTGAAAATCATCAGGTTGCTGCAAAGGTAAACAAAGAAATACGGTTACAGTGATACAGTACAGCCGGAGACACCACCTGTCGGGACATCGAAACTTCAGACGAAGGGAATTGAGGAAACATGAAATCTTTATGGGTTGTGCTGGGTGTTGTAGCTCTTCTCATCGTCGTTCTCCTTTTTGTAGGAGGCAGCTACATCGGCGCCAAGAACACGCTGGTGCAGAAGAATGAATCCGTCAACCAGGCGTTCTCACAGGTCAACGTCGTACAGCAGCGACGTCTTGACCTTATTCCTAATCTAGTCGCCTCGGTGAAGGGGTATGTCGCCGAAGAATCAACAATTTTGACCAACATTGCCAACGCCCGCGCCGGTGTCCTCGCAGCAGGCAGCGACCACTCCGCCAACATTAACGCCAACGCCAAGCTGGACGTGGCCCTTGGCCCGTTCTTCCGTCTGCAGGAGCAGTATCCCAACCTCAAGGGGAACGAGCAGTTCACCCGACTCACTGACGAACTGTCTGGAACGGAGAATCGTATCGCCGTCGAACGTCAGCGGTACAACAAGACCCTTGAGGATTACAATGTTTACGTCCGGCAGTTTCCTCAAAGCATCTGGGCCAACATCGCTGGCTTTCATTACCGCGACGAGTACTTCAAGGGCAACCCAGAGAACGGTGTGGCGCCGAAGGTCGACTTCTCAAAGTAGACGAAGCGAACTGACCTGGCCCAATAAAAAAGCCGTCGCATTTAGCGGCGGCTTTTTTATTGCCCTGTTTTTTTTATTTGATGAACGAAGAGATCGCGGTCGCCTCATCGTCCTTGACGTCGAAGACGGTGTAAAGCTTGGTGATCTGCAGCAGATCGTGAACCTTCTTCGTCAGGTTCAGCAGCTTCAGCTCGCCACCACTGTTCTTGACGGTGGTAAAGGCGCTGACCAGCTCGCCGATGCCCGAGCTATCGATGTAGCTGATGTCGCCAAGGTTGAGCAGAATCTTATTGGAACCCTTCGCCAGAACATCGCGCACGGCGTCGCGGATCGTCACACTGCCTTCGCCAAGAGTGATGCGGCC
The nucleotide sequence above comes from Tunturibacter empetritectus. Encoded proteins:
- a CDS encoding TPM domain-containing protein; the protein is MNYLSRWLAVVLLIFAPSLVVTAESVATLPAPTGYVSDFAGVLSPSTKSSLENLCTQVDRQAHAQIAVVTVKTLDGDQSIEEFATSLEDKWKVGAKGTDRGVLVLFSTNTPRRYRIEVGYGLEGILNDAKVGDIGRSMVPAASQGDFNTAIPLGVTQIARIIATDAGVTLNLDQPVHQYHRQQEPVQLSLTEVVIGGGVILLILFFLVKTGNTGLIFFLLGNLMGGGGGGFGGGGRGRDDDRGGGFGGFGGGSSGGGGASGDF
- a CDS encoding LemA family protein; translation: MKSLWVVLGVVALLIVVLLFVGGSYIGAKNTLVQKNESVNQAFSQVNVVQQRRLDLIPNLVASVKGYVAEESTILTNIANARAGVLAAGSDHSANINANAKLDVALGPFFRLQEQYPNLKGNEQFTRLTDELSGTENRIAVERQRYNKTLEDYNVYVRQFPQSIWANIAGFHYRDEYFKGNPENGVAPKVDFSK
- a CDS encoding STAS domain-containing protein, which translates into the protein MSMKVKTRQVDGITILDLSGRITLGEGSVTIRDAVRDVLAKGSNKILLNLGDISYIDSSGIGELVSAFTTVKNSGGELKLLNLTKKVHDLLQITKLYTVFDVKDDEATAISSFIK